A stretch of the Lolium perenne isolate Kyuss_39 chromosome 3, Kyuss_2.0, whole genome shotgun sequence genome encodes the following:
- the LOC139837454 gene encoding putative disease resistance protein RGA3, producing the protein MATSIEHQQGESPPAEASKQHGATSSTSSQQHQQQAAPAASGTNSQQHQQLAAPAAPSQQQAAPEASSTSSSKQFSKQQMHAASSSNGGLLTGKKMAALEQITNMNMLQETLSRVLRGKRYLLVLDDVWNEDCDKWLSYRAALISGGLGSNIVVIAAHIHSWSIFKSHAFRDGDCSTYPQLELIGRKIVKKLKGLPLASKALGSLLFCKADEADWKDILRNDIWELPAEKNNILSALRLSYNHLPLHLKQCFAFCSVYPKCHNLF; encoded by the exons ATGGCAACGAGCATCGAGCACCAACAAGGAGAATCACCACCAGCAGAAGCAAGTAAGCAACACGGAGCAACAAGCAGCACCAGCAGCCAGCAGCACCAGCAGCAAGCGGCACCAGCAGCAAGCGGCACCAACAGCCAGCAGCACCAGCAGCTAGCAGCACCAGCAGCACCAAGCCAGCAGCAAGCAGCACCAGAAGCAAGCAGCACTAGCAGCAGCAAGCAATTTAGCAAGCAGCAAATGCATGCAGCAAGCAGCAGCAATGGAGGGCTGCTCACCGGGAAGAAGATGGCGGCGCTCGAGCAG ATAACCAACATGAATATGCTCCAGGAAACCCTCTCCAGAGTATTGCGGGGCAAGAGGTACTTGCTTGTCTTGGATGATGTCTGGAATGAAGACTGTGATAAATGGCTCAGCTATAGAGCAGCCTTAATTTCAGGAGGGCTTGGAAGCAATATAGTGGTGATTGCAGCACATATCCACAGCTGGTCAATTTTCAAGAGCCATGCATTCAGGGATGGTGATTGCAGCACATATCCACAGTTGGAGTTGATAGGTAGGAAAATTGTGAAGAAGCTGAAGGGGTTGCCTCTTGCATCGAAAGCATTAGGGAGCCTCCTCTTTTGCAAAGCAGATGAAGCTGACTGGAAGGACATACTAAGAAATGACATATGGGAGCTACCAGCAGAAAAGAACAACATATTGTCAGCTCTGCGGCTAAGCTACAACCATTTACCACTACATCTCAAGCAGTGTTTTGCATTTTGTTCTGTATATCCCAAATGTCATAATTTATTTTAA